A genomic stretch from Tamandua tetradactyla isolate mTamTet1 chromosome 15, mTamTet1.pri, whole genome shotgun sequence includes:
- the EAF1 gene encoding ELL-associated factor 1 yields the protein MNGTANPLLDREEHCLRLGESFEKRPRASFHTIRYDFKPASIDTSCEGELQVGKGDEVTITLPHIPGSTPPMTVFKGNKRPYQKDCVLIINHDTGEYVLEKLSSSIQVKKTRAEGSSKIQARMEQQSARPPQPSQPPVPPPPMPFRAPTKPPIGPKTSPLKDNPSPEPQLDDIKRELRAEVDIIEQMSSSSGSSSSDSESSSGSDDDSSSSGGEDNAPASPAQPSHQQPYNNRPTVTNGTSRPQGSSQLMNTLRNDLQLSESGSDSDD from the exons ATGAACGGGACCGCGAACCCGCTGCTGGACCGCGAGGAGCACTGCCTACGGCTCGGGGAGAGCTTCGAAAAGCGACCGCGGGCCTCGTTCCACACCATTCGCT aTGATTTTAAGCCAGCATCTATAGACACTTCCTGTGAAGGAGAGCTCCAagttggcaaaggagatgaaGTCACAATTACGCTGCCACATATCCCT GGATCCACACCGCCAATGACTGTGTTCAAGGGGAACAAACGACCATACCAGAAAGACTGTGTACTTATTATTAATCATGACACTGGTGAATACGTTTTGGAAAAACTCAGTAGCAGCATTCAGGTCAAGAAAACAAG AGCTGAGGGGAGCAGCAAAATCCAGGCCCGAATGGAACAGCAGTCCGCTCGTCCCCCACAGCCATCACAGCCACCAGTGCCTCCACCACCTATGCCATTCAGAGCTCCAACGAAGCCTCCAATTGGACCCAAAACTTCTCCTTTGAAAGATAACCCTTCACCTGAACCTCAGCTGGATGACATCAAAAGAG AGCTAAGGGCTGAAGTTGATATTATTGAGCAGATGAGCAGCAGCAGCGGGAGCAGCTCCTCAGACTCCGAGAGCTCCTCAGGCAGTGATGACGACAGCTCCAGCAGCGGAGGCGAGGACAATGCCCCGGCCTCCCCTGCGCAGCCCTCACACCAGCAGCCCTACAACAACAGGCCCACCGTCACCAACGGAACCAGCCGGCCGCAGGGAAGCAGCCAGCTGATGAACACCCTCA gaAATGACTTGCAGTTAAGTGAGTCTGGCAGTGACAGTGATGACTAG
- the METTL6 gene encoding tRNA N(3)-cytidine methyltransferase METTL6 isoform X2, translating to MASLQRKGLQARILSSEEEEKLKRDQALVSDFKQQKLEKEAQKNWDLFYKRNSTNFFKDRHWTSREFKELRSCREQSPLYNTERCMVFQCDLTKDDLLEHVPAESVDVVMLIFVLSAVHPDKMHLVLENVRKVLKPGKYVLFRDYGLYDHAMLRFKPGSKLGENFYVRQDGTRSYFFTDEFLAQLFMDTGYEEVVNEYVFREMVNKKEGLCVPRIFLQSKFRKPSKNPAPVILSPSHKS from the exons ATGGCTTCTTTGCAAAGAAAAGGGCTACAGGCAAGGATTCTCAGCTCTGAAGAAGAGGAGAAATTGAAAAGAGATCAAGCTTTGGTGTCTGATTTTAAACAGCAAAAGCTGGAAAAAGAGGCTCAGAAGAACTGGGATcttttttacaaaagaaatagTACCAATTTCTTCAAAGATAGACACTGGACTTCCAGAGAGTTTAAGGAGCTAAGATCATGTAGGGAG CAAAGTCCTTTATATAATACAGAAAGATGCATGGTTTTCCAGTGCGATCTGACTAAAGATGACCTTCTGGAACATGTACCCGCGGAGTCGGTGGATGTTGTCATGTTGATATTTGTTCTCTCTGCTGTTCACCCTGATAAGATGCACCTTGTCTTAGAAAATGTTCGCAAA GTATTAAAACCAGGCAAATATGTCTTGTTTCGTGACTATGGACTGTATGATCATGCCATGCTTAGATTTAAACCTGGCAGCAAACTTGGAGAAAACTTTTATGTTAGACAAGATGGAACCAGATCATATTTCTTTACTGATG AATTCCTGGCTCAGCTCTTTATGGACACAGGTTATGAAGAAGTAGTGAATGAGTATGTGTTTCGTGAGAtggtaaataaaaaagaaggccTGTGTGTGCCAAGAATTTTCCTTCAGAGCAAATTCCGAAAACCCTCAAAGAACCCAGCTCCTGTGATCTTGTCCCCAAGTCACAAGTCCTGA
- the METTL6 gene encoding tRNA N(3)-cytidine methyltransferase METTL6 isoform X1 produces the protein MASLQRKGLQARILSSEEEEKLKRDQALVSDFKQQKLEKEAQKNWDLFYKRNSTNFFKDRHWTSREFKELRSCREFNDQKLTMLEAGCGVGNCLFPLLEEDLNIFAYACDFSPRAVEYVKQSPLYNTERCMVFQCDLTKDDLLEHVPAESVDVVMLIFVLSAVHPDKMHLVLENVRKVLKPGKYVLFRDYGLYDHAMLRFKPGSKLGENFYVRQDGTRSYFFTDEFLAQLFMDTGYEEVVNEYVFREMVNKKEGLCVPRIFLQSKFRKPSKNPAPVILSPSHKS, from the exons ATGGCTTCTTTGCAAAGAAAAGGGCTACAGGCAAGGATTCTCAGCTCTGAAGAAGAGGAGAAATTGAAAAGAGATCAAGCTTTGGTGTCTGATTTTAAACAGCAAAAGCTGGAAAAAGAGGCTCAGAAGAACTGGGATcttttttacaaaagaaatagTACCAATTTCTTCAAAGATAGACACTGGACTTCCAGAGAGTTTAAGGAGCTAAGATCATGTAGGGAG TTCAACGATCAAAAATTGACTATGCTTGAAGCTGGCTGTGGAGTTGGGAACTGTTTATTCCCACTTTTAGAAGAAGATCTGAATATCTTTGCTTATGCCTGTGATTTTTCTCCAAGAGCAGTTGAATATGTTAAG CAAAGTCCTTTATATAATACAGAAAGATGCATGGTTTTCCAGTGCGATCTGACTAAAGATGACCTTCTGGAACATGTACCCGCGGAGTCGGTGGATGTTGTCATGTTGATATTTGTTCTCTCTGCTGTTCACCCTGATAAGATGCACCTTGTCTTAGAAAATGTTCGCAAA GTATTAAAACCAGGCAAATATGTCTTGTTTCGTGACTATGGACTGTATGATCATGCCATGCTTAGATTTAAACCTGGCAGCAAACTTGGAGAAAACTTTTATGTTAGACAAGATGGAACCAGATCATATTTCTTTACTGATG AATTCCTGGCTCAGCTCTTTATGGACACAGGTTATGAAGAAGTAGTGAATGAGTATGTGTTTCGTGAGAtggtaaataaaaaagaaggccTGTGTGTGCCAAGAATTTTCCTTCAGAGCAAATTCCGAAAACCCTCAAAGAACCCAGCTCCTGTGATCTTGTCCCCAAGTCACAAGTCCTGA